One part of the bacterium genome encodes these proteins:
- a CDS encoding group II truncated hemoglobin has product MTEPEIDPYSELGGADGVRLLVDHFYAAMDRLPEAQGIRAMHAPDLGPMRELLFDFLSGWLGGPPLYLERTDRKCMRSAHEPFTIGPAERDAWLACMDVAMEEVEVDAELQLILHQAFRRVTDSL; this is encoded by the coding sequence ATGACCGAACCGGAGATCGATCCCTACTCGGAACTGGGCGGCGCGGACGGCGTGCGTCTTCTGGTCGATCACTTCTACGCAGCCATGGATCGTCTGCCCGAGGCCCAGGGCATCCGGGCGATGCACGCGCCGGACCTGGGCCCGATGCGGGAGCTCCTCTTCGACTTCCTGTCCGGTTGGCTCGGTGGGCCTCCCCTCTACCTCGAGCGAACGGATCGCAAGTGCATGCGGTCAGCCCACGAACCCTTCACGATCGGCCCGGCCGAACGGGACGCATGGCTCGCCTGCATGGATGTCGCGATGGAGGAGGTCGAAGTGGATGCAGAACTCCAGCTGATCCTGCACCAGGCATTCCGCCGGGTGACCGACTCCCTCTAG
- a CDS encoding molybdenum cofactor biosynthesis protein MoaB — MSDETASVHRHHRTAPENLVVGVLTVSDTRTLEDDTGGALVSKLLEGAGHQVVGRRIVKDDAEEIRAAVEELLASPELQAVILTGGTGVAPRDVTPEAIAPLLDRELPGFGELFRLLSYEEIGAAALLSRATAGLSRGRVLFALPGSRGAIRTALEKLILPELGHLVGEGRKA; from the coding sequence GTGAGCGACGAAACCGCAAGCGTCCATCGCCACCACCGCACGGCGCCGGAGAATCTCGTCGTTGGCGTCCTGACCGTCAGCGATACCCGTACGCTGGAGGATGACACCGGCGGCGCGTTGGTCAGCAAGCTGTTGGAAGGCGCCGGCCACCAGGTAGTCGGCCGGAGAATCGTCAAGGATGACGCGGAAGAGATCCGCGCGGCGGTCGAAGAACTGCTCGCGTCCCCGGAACTCCAGGCGGTGATCCTCACCGGTGGCACGGGTGTGGCGCCCCGCGATGTCACCCCCGAAGCCATCGCGCCGCTCCTCGATCGTGAGTTGCCGGGCTTCGGCGAACTCTTCCGGTTGCTGTCCTACGAGGAAATTGGCGCGGCGGCGCTGCTCTCGAGAGCGACCGCCGGGCTGAGCCGAGGTCGCGTCCTGTTCGCCCTGCCTGGCTCTCGGGGCGCGATCCGAACCGCCCTCGAAAAGCTGATCCTGCCGGAGCTTGGCCACCTCGTCGGCGAGGGCCGGAAAGCCTAG
- a CDS encoding NifU family protein: MTGISADVRRKLEQALDRIRPGLLRDGGNVELLAVATDGTVQLELQGACASCPAQSATVRFALEPALREAAPEVSCVVPVPGDPTPPRR, encoded by the coding sequence ATGACCGGAATCTCAGCCGACGTCCGTCGCAAGCTCGAGCAGGCGCTCGATCGGATCCGTCCCGGCCTGCTGCGGGACGGAGGCAATGTCGAACTCCTGGCCGTGGCCACCGACGGCACGGTCCAGCTGGAGCTTCAAGGCGCCTGCGCCAGCTGCCCGGCCCAGAGCGCGACCGTGCGATTCGCCTTGGAGCCAGCGCTGCGCGAAGCGGCGCCCGAGGTCAGCTGCGTCGTACCGGTGCCGGGCGATCCGACACCGCCGAGGCGCTGA